A window of the Enterobacteriaceae bacterium 4M9 genome harbors these coding sequences:
- a CDS encoding TolC family protein: MQEAVIAADQYDAGILAQRSLNEAEQQKRIQGFAGLLPVVALNGSYSKQDQPGASYAAGVKRHNYAVTLTQPLFDVAKYATWRRADAMADEAEVKYMIAQQKLISDVSDAWFSVIYASRVLDNADKARVAFEQQLNGALKALDIGDQTRLEVDEAQANFDTAVADVITAESQLRDARIRFEKLSGLSGNAIPASGMDCIAPGKEPQLLQLKERTARQNLNIRAAEFSLEQSRADLLAANGQHMPVVSVQAAYGNNWSRAENGNYLDEVFGTTSKTRNTNIALNVSVPLFAGGSQVSQSIEASHRKEQSREELVDARRTALQELESAVSGVRSGEARMSAHRNAIISAKRRMESTQYARELGLRTTIDALNAEKDYFKSLSELARAQYEYIVSSIKLAAASGDLDYSYLNRFTCPVRS; encoded by the coding sequence GCAGGAAGCGGTTATTGCCGCTGACCAGTATGACGCCGGCATTCTCGCCCAGCGCAGCCTGAATGAGGCCGAACAGCAAAAACGTATTCAGGGATTTGCCGGTCTTTTACCTGTTGTTGCGCTCAACGGCAGCTACTCGAAGCAGGATCAGCCGGGCGCGTCCTATGCAGCAGGTGTAAAGCGCCACAACTATGCTGTTACGCTCACCCAGCCTCTTTTTGATGTTGCCAAATATGCGACCTGGCGTCGTGCGGATGCGATGGCCGATGAGGCCGAAGTCAAATACATGATTGCTCAGCAGAAGCTTATCAGTGATGTCAGCGACGCCTGGTTTTCTGTTATTTACGCCTCCCGTGTACTGGATAACGCCGACAAAGCGCGTGTCGCCTTTGAACAACAGCTCAACGGTGCGCTTAAGGCGCTGGATATTGGTGACCAGACGCGTCTTGAAGTTGATGAAGCCCAGGCCAACTTTGATACGGCCGTTGCCGACGTCATCACGGCGGAGAGCCAGTTGCGGGATGCGCGCATTCGTTTTGAAAAGCTAAGCGGCCTGTCTGGCAATGCTATTCCGGCAAGCGGCATGGACTGCATCGCGCCGGGCAAAGAGCCTCAGCTTTTACAGTTAAAAGAGCGCACCGCGCGCCAGAACCTCAACATTCGTGCTGCTGAGTTTTCGCTTGAACAAAGCCGTGCTGACCTGCTGGCAGCAAACGGCCAGCACATGCCGGTCGTGTCGGTGCAGGCGGCCTACGGCAATAACTGGAGCCGGGCAGAAAACGGGAACTACCTTGATGAAGTGTTTGGCACAACGTCAAAAACCCGTAATACCAACATCGCGCTTAACGTCTCAGTACCGCTGTTTGCCGGTGGCAGCCAGGTCTCTCAGAGCATTGAAGCCTCGCATCGCAAAGAGCAGTCACGCGAAGAACTGGTGGATGCCCGCCGCACGGCGCTACAGGAGCTTGAAAGCGCCGTGTCTGGTGTGCGTTCCGGTGAAGCGCGCATGAGCGCGCACCGCAACGCTATCATTTCGGCAAAACGCCGCATGGAGTCCACGCAGTACGCCCGCGAACTGGGGCTACGCACCACCATTGATGCTCTGAACGCTGAGAAAGATTATTTCAAATCCCTGAGTGAACTTGCCAGAGCGCAATACGAGTACATCGTTTCCAGTATCAAACTCGCTGCGGCATCAGGCGATTTGGATTATTCGTATCTGAACAGGTTTACCTGCCCCGTTCGTTCGTAA
- a CDS encoding peptidase domain-containing ABC transporter, with the protein MNLLEKLNFSWRNKLPVIQQTQAAECGLTCVGMIANYYGHRIDMITLRRRFSTSLKGATLGEVMLVSQQLGMSTRALRLEIEELHKLRLPCILHWDMNHFVVLKSVSKKKIVIHDPARGRREVALDEVSTSFTGVALELLPAATFEKKEEKESLSMLKLIGNVTGIRSAFVQVMILSIALEVFGILTPFYTQWVMDQVLPSADYDLLTLLGSAFIVVMVLQNIITAIRSWVTTWFSSMLSVQWSANVCSHLLGLPMSWFEERHVGDIVSRFGSINTIQNTLTSRFISSLLDGVMAVVTLFMLFAYNVKLAFVVLGLLGLYIIIRWVSFRPFRQANEDQLIANARAQSQLLESIRGVQAVKLNNKQEMRVSTYANELVEATNKGIHIQRLTIGFSTIQGTISGVGRIVLIWLAALQVLEGNFTGGMLVAFSSFADQFLSRATGLINAIIEFWMLRLHGERLADIVLTDKEGDMDNAVALPGEQNAFAVEVHNLSFRYAPTEPWVFENCTLSIHSGESVAIIGPSGQGKSTLVKLLLGLLKPQLGTIEVNGQDIRKLGMTWYRDKIGSVMQDDILFAGSIADNISFFDANYSQEQVERAAMLAQIHDDIMLMPMAYNSLVGDMGSSLSGGQMQRVLLARALYRRPEILILDEATSHLDVNRESAINTAIRDMNITRIIIAHRPETIRSADRIILLNKNGVQEISHEMFDQHIQ; encoded by the coding sequence ATGAATTTACTTGAAAAACTAAACTTCTCCTGGCGCAACAAACTGCCAGTCATTCAGCAGACCCAGGCGGCAGAGTGCGGGCTGACCTGTGTGGGCATGATCGCCAACTATTATGGTCACCGCATTGACATGATAACCCTGCGCCGGCGTTTCTCCACGTCGCTCAAAGGCGCCACGCTGGGTGAGGTTATGCTGGTGTCGCAGCAGCTGGGGATGTCAACGCGTGCGCTGCGTCTTGAAATTGAAGAACTGCACAAACTGCGCCTGCCCTGCATTTTGCACTGGGATATGAACCACTTTGTGGTGCTCAAAAGTGTTTCGAAAAAGAAAATCGTGATTCATGACCCGGCGCGTGGTCGTCGGGAAGTGGCGCTGGATGAGGTCTCGACCTCGTTTACCGGCGTGGCGCTGGAGCTGCTACCGGCAGCAACGTTTGAGAAGAAAGAAGAGAAAGAATCCCTTTCGATGCTCAAACTCATTGGCAATGTGACTGGTATCCGCTCGGCCTTTGTGCAGGTGATGATTCTGTCCATCGCTCTTGAGGTGTTTGGCATCCTGACGCCGTTTTATACCCAGTGGGTGATGGACCAGGTGCTGCCCTCGGCTGATTACGATTTGCTGACGCTGCTTGGCTCGGCGTTTATCGTGGTAATGGTTTTGCAAAACATCATTACTGCTATCCGCTCCTGGGTCACAACCTGGTTTTCCAGTATGCTGAGCGTGCAGTGGTCTGCCAACGTCTGCTCGCACCTGCTTGGCCTGCCGATGTCGTGGTTTGAAGAGCGGCATGTCGGCGATATTGTGTCGCGTTTTGGCTCCATCAATACCATCCAGAACACGCTCACCAGCCGCTTTATCTCCTCGCTGCTTGACGGCGTGATGGCCGTTGTGACGCTGTTCATGCTGTTTGCCTACAACGTAAAACTGGCTTTCGTGGTGCTGGGGCTACTTGGGCTCTATATCATCATCCGTTGGGTGTCGTTTCGCCCGTTTCGCCAGGCTAACGAAGATCAGTTGATTGCCAATGCCCGCGCCCAGTCGCAACTGCTGGAGTCTATTCGTGGCGTGCAGGCGGTGAAACTCAATAACAAGCAGGAAATGCGCGTTTCCACCTATGCCAATGAGCTGGTCGAAGCCACCAACAAAGGCATCCACATTCAGCGTCTGACGATTGGTTTTAGCACGATACAGGGCACTATTTCCGGCGTCGGGCGCATCGTACTTATCTGGCTTGCGGCGCTCCAGGTACTGGAAGGCAACTTCACTGGCGGTATGCTGGTAGCGTTTTCGAGCTTTGCCGATCAGTTTCTCAGCCGTGCCACCGGGCTGATTAACGCCATCATTGAGTTCTGGATGCTGCGCCTGCACGGCGAACGTCTGGCCGATATCGTGCTGACAGATAAAGAAGGCGATATGGACAACGCCGTGGCGCTGCCCGGCGAGCAAAATGCGTTTGCCGTTGAAGTGCACAATCTTTCTTTCCGCTATGCGCCAACCGAACCCTGGGTGTTTGAGAACTGTACACTCAGTATCCACTCTGGCGAATCGGTCGCGATTATTGGTCCCTCCGGGCAGGGCAAATCAACGCTGGTGAAACTGCTGCTGGGGTTACTCAAGCCACAGCTTGGTACTATTGAGGTTAACGGCCAGGATATCCGCAAGCTCGGGATGACCTGGTATCGTGACAAAATTGGTAGCGTGATGCAGGACGATATTTTGTTTGCTGGCTCTATTGCCGACAACATCAGCTTCTTTGATGCCAACTACAGCCAGGAGCAGGTGGAGCGCGCGGCAATGCTGGCGCAGATTCACGACGATATCATGCTGATGCCGATGGCCTATAACAGCCTGGTAGGCGATATGGGATCGTCGTTATCCGGTGGACAGATGCAGCGTGTGCTACTGGCGCGAGCGTTGTACCGCAGGCCGGAGATCCTGATTCTCGATGAAGCAACCAGCCATCTTGATGTCAATCGCGAGAGCGCCATCAATACCGCCATTCGCGATATGAACATCACGCGTATTATTATTGCCCATCGTCCTGAAACCATTCGCAGCGCCGATCGTATCATTTTGCTCAATAAAAACGGCGTTCAGGAAATCTCTCACGAGATGTTTGACCAGCATATTCAGTAA
- a CDS encoding HlyD family efflux transporter periplasmic adaptor subunit, producing the protein MSESLFRKEALEANKTKAIGSVALYCPPYRWVIIGLVGLITVATLIFCFFGSYTKRENAIGALIPVEGVMDIVAVNAGTITDLAIREGDSVEKGAPLVTISSEVSTRYGQTRETIAEQLDLQHGVLVRERANLTVLSEETRKGLQDKKRLLEQQLASLGDIYASRVQQMNLAAEKLNKYKMMRKEGYASNSQVEEQETARLEAESRIQDVARQRIDLQQQLTQTLQQIREQPINELNQINDIERRIAELKQNMMENESRRSVVLNAPQKATVASVVVKRGQIVTTGQTVASLLPENTELQARIMVSSRSIGFIRPGQRVVLRYQAYPWQKFGQQFGKVVGVSRVALSPQEVAQITGNNQVQEQHYLVKVKLDNQFVKAYGQQVRLQPGSAVEADFLIDKRRLYEWVLEPLYALSRSTAS; encoded by the coding sequence ATGTCTGAATCACTGTTTCGCAAGGAAGCGCTTGAGGCAAACAAAACCAAAGCTATCGGCAGTGTGGCACTTTACTGCCCGCCTTATCGTTGGGTCATTATCGGGCTGGTGGGGCTGATTACCGTCGCGACGCTGATTTTCTGCTTCTTTGGCTCGTACACCAAACGTGAAAACGCCATCGGTGCGCTTATCCCGGTAGAGGGCGTGATGGATATTGTGGCGGTGAATGCCGGGACCATCACCGATCTTGCTATCCGTGAAGGAGATAGCGTGGAGAAAGGGGCGCCGCTGGTCACCATCTCGTCTGAAGTATCCACCCGGTATGGCCAGACGCGTGAAACCATCGCCGAACAACTTGACCTGCAACACGGCGTGCTGGTCAGAGAGCGCGCCAACCTGACCGTACTGTCTGAAGAAACGCGTAAAGGGCTACAGGACAAAAAACGCCTACTGGAGCAGCAGCTTGCCAGCCTCGGCGACATCTACGCAAGCCGCGTGCAGCAGATGAACCTGGCGGCTGAAAAGCTCAATAAATACAAAATGATGCGCAAGGAGGGCTACGCCTCAAATAGCCAGGTCGAGGAGCAGGAAACCGCGCGCCTTGAAGCCGAGTCGCGCATCCAGGACGTCGCACGCCAGCGTATCGACCTTCAGCAGCAGCTTACCCAGACTCTCCAGCAGATTCGCGAGCAGCCCATCAACGAGCTTAACCAGATTAATGACATCGAACGGCGCATTGCCGAGCTCAAGCAGAACATGATGGAAAACGAGTCGCGCCGCTCGGTTGTGCTGAACGCACCACAAAAAGCGACGGTGGCCTCCGTTGTGGTCAAGCGCGGACAGATTGTCACGACCGGCCAGACCGTGGCTTCTCTACTACCGGAAAACACCGAGCTTCAGGCACGCATAATGGTCAGCAGCCGCTCTATCGGTTTTATTCGCCCGGGCCAGCGCGTGGTGCTGCGCTACCAGGCCTATCCGTGGCAAAAGTTCGGCCAGCAGTTTGGCAAGGTGGTCGGCGTCTCCCGTGTAGCGCTCTCTCCCCAGGAGGTGGCGCAAATCACCGGCAACAATCAGGTGCAGGAGCAGCATTATCTGGTGAAAGTGAAGCTGGATAACCAGTTTGTGAAAGCCTACGGGCAGCAGGTGAGGCTCCAGCCTGGTAGTGCGGTAGAGGCTGATTTTCTCATCGATAAGCGCCGTTTGTATGAATGGGTGCTTGAGCCGCTTTATGCCCTTAGCCGCAGCACGGCTTCCTGA